The nucleotide window TACTTTCTGCTTGTCTTTGCTTGACCTCCATTACCGAAGGTGCTAGATCTCCGCATAAGATCTGCGTTCATATAACAAACAATCTCAGCATTAAGAGAGGCAATACAGAGTCAGTCCCCATATAAGGCAAATATCACCATATGCCTTAAACCGTAAGTTTCTAAACTCAACAAGTGTGTGATATATATTACCATTGTGCATCTCGAGCGGGTCTTGTAAGTTGCCACTTTTCTGCAGGTTCAAGATATCTTCCTCTGCGCCATACAAATTAATCCCTTCATCTTTTGACGTATCCAAGGAGGTACTACGAGGTCTCAATGAGTCATCTTGAACATGGGTGATCTCCACATATTGGCTTGTAGAGATGACATCATCTGAGCTGAAACCAAAGGAAGCTCTGTATGCTTCAAGTTGTTCCATGTCTTGCTTGGAAATGCGTTGACCATTTCTGTTAGTTGGGTAAACATCCGCATCTCTCGAAACGCTCAGTCTTCCACCAGCATGAGAAAACGGAGCATCATGGTCGAGATAGTATCGGGCAAAGGTTGCAGGGCAGAAGAAATTTGA belongs to Raphanus sativus cultivar WK10039 unplaced genomic scaffold, ASM80110v3 Scaffold1297, whole genome shotgun sequence and includes:
- the LOC108820848 gene encoding uncharacterized protein At1g76660 — protein: MFQSVVLFRCKERRETNTTRKEASQGSNFFCPATFARYYLDHDAPFSHAGGRLSVSRDADVYPTNRNGQRISKQDMEQLEAYRASFGFSSDDVISTSQYVEITHVQDDSLRPRSTSLDTSKDEGINLYGAEEDILNLQKSGNLQDPLEMHNDLMRRSSTFGNGGQAKTSRKYKTGLCSSDAEIDYRRSRRSLGEGKGDFAWHY